From Rudanella lutea DSM 19387, a single genomic window includes:
- a CDS encoding polysaccharide deacetylase family protein, which translates to MDPSEPVIYLTFDDGPIPDVTEFVLEQLDKFAAQATFFCIGDNVRKHRNVFYQVIEAGHLIGNHTFNHLNGWKTDDDEYLDNIDQCRDQMRIETALFRPPYGRIKKSQAAEVLEQYAVVMWDVLSGDFDQSLSPEVCLRKTLQYTEPGSIVVFHDSIKAFPNMRYALPRMLRYFAMRGYEFRALPQPVLSVYE; encoded by the coding sequence ATGGACCCTTCCGAGCCGGTTATCTACCTGACGTTCGACGATGGGCCTATACCGGATGTGACGGAATTTGTGCTCGAACAATTAGACAAATTTGCAGCTCAGGCTACGTTTTTCTGTATTGGCGATAACGTACGAAAACACCGAAACGTGTTTTATCAGGTTATTGAAGCCGGACATCTAATTGGTAACCACACGTTTAACCACCTGAACGGCTGGAAAACTGACGACGACGAATATCTGGACAATATCGACCAATGCCGGGATCAGATGCGAATCGAAACGGCCTTGTTCCGACCGCCTTACGGTCGTATTAAGAAAAGTCAGGCGGCCGAAGTACTCGAACAGTACGCCGTTGTGATGTGGGATGTGCTTTCGGGCGATTTTGACCAAAGTCTTTCGCCGGAAGTTTGCCTGCGTAAAACCCTGCAATACACCGAACCGGGTTCGATTGTGGTTTTCCACGACAGTATCAAGGCGTTTCCGAACATGCGGTACGCCCTGCCCCGGATGCTGCGGTATTTTGCCATGCGCGGGTACGAATTCAGGGCGTTGCCGCAGCCTGTTTTATCGGTGTATGAGTGA
- a CDS encoding glycosyltransferase translates to MSELLPGELPNVTVLIAARNEELTILDCLRSVERLDYPTDRLQVLIGNDSSSDRTGTVVRDFIQGKPQFRLIDITEQLPDLAGPGLARPKLNGKANVLAQLAHHATGEYLFTTDADARVPPGWLRAMLAPFGQQTDGQTVGIVNGCTLVSGHSVGAKLQAVESALVFRLLALAAQMGVALTGAGNNMAIRKEAYTAVGGFEGQPFSVVEDYTLFQSIVRKGYGFRQLISPETLVWTLPPPSIGAYFRQRKRWMQGVFDLPLLLRLTTLGQYLLPPLLLVLAFWFPALALGLYTAKVLTQTLLLGDGLIRLRQTRYWHYVLLYEPYQTIAGLLLLLYYRWPGQVEWKDRRY, encoded by the coding sequence ATGAGTGAGCTATTACCCGGCGAATTACCCAACGTAACGGTACTGATTGCGGCCCGCAACGAAGAACTGACCATTCTGGACTGCCTCCGGTCAGTAGAGCGGCTCGATTACCCGACCGACCGCCTACAGGTACTGATTGGCAACGATAGCTCCTCCGACCGCACCGGTACGGTCGTGCGCGACTTTATCCAGGGCAAGCCCCAATTCAGGCTCATCGACATTACCGAACAGTTGCCCGATCTGGCCGGACCGGGTCTCGCTAGACCTAAGCTCAACGGGAAAGCTAACGTACTGGCCCAACTGGCCCACCACGCAACGGGCGAGTACCTGTTCACGACCGATGCCGACGCCCGCGTGCCACCCGGCTGGCTGCGGGCTATGCTGGCTCCGTTTGGGCAGCAAACCGATGGGCAGACGGTGGGTATTGTCAACGGGTGCACGCTCGTATCGGGGCACTCGGTTGGGGCAAAATTGCAGGCCGTTGAGTCGGCACTGGTGTTCAGGCTACTGGCGTTAGCAGCGCAAATGGGCGTGGCCCTCACTGGCGCGGGCAACAATATGGCGATCCGAAAAGAGGCCTACACGGCAGTTGGTGGCTTTGAGGGGCAACCGTTTTCGGTAGTTGAAGATTACACCCTGTTTCAGTCGATTGTGCGAAAGGGCTACGGTTTCCGTCAGCTCATCAGCCCCGAAACGCTTGTCTGGACGCTACCTCCCCCTTCGATTGGGGCTTATTTCCGGCAACGCAAACGCTGGATGCAGGGCGTTTTCGACCTTCCTCTTTTGCTACGGCTCACCACCCTCGGTCAGTATTTGCTGCCCCCCCTGCTGCTCGTGCTGGCGTTTTGGTTTCCGGCCCTTGCGCTCGGTTTGTACACCGCCAAAGTACTTACCCAAACACTTCTTTTGGGTGATGGGTTAATTCGGTTACGACAAACGCGCTACTGGCATTATGTGCTTCTTTACGAGCCATACCAAACCATAGCTGGTCTGCTGTTGCTGCTCTATTATAGGTGGCCGGGCCAGGTGGAGTGGAAAGACCGGCGCTATTGA
- a CDS encoding DUF4174 domain-containing protein: MCRFLLLFMLLSPMDALPAEPTLRQWLAERQWKNRIVLLYAPSANSPELRQQRQLLSADRPGLDERDLLIREVTADNLSATDQAYLARTLDVPGAGFQALLIGKDGGVKLRQSSPFTLKQLFTTIDGMYMRQQEMKKSRR; encoded by the coding sequence ATGTGCCGATTCCTACTGCTGTTTATGCTCCTTTCGCCGATGGACGCCTTACCCGCAGAACCAACCCTCCGGCAGTGGCTCGCCGAACGCCAATGGAAAAACCGGATTGTACTTCTGTACGCCCCCTCGGCCAACTCGCCCGAACTCCGGCAGCAACGCCAGCTGCTCAGCGCCGACCGGCCCGGCCTCGATGAACGTGATTTACTCATTCGGGAAGTAACGGCCGACAACCTCTCCGCCACCGACCAAGCCTACCTCGCCCGCACGCTCGACGTGCCCGGAGCGGGCTTTCAGGCGTTGCTCATCGGGAAAGATGGCGGGGTTAAGCTCCGTCAGTCATCGCCGTTTACGCTCAAACAACTCTTTACCACCATCGACGGGATGTATATGCGGCAACAGGAGATGAAAAAGAGCCGCCGGTAA
- a CDS encoding patatin-like phospholipase family protein, whose translation MLRRVRHILLSFQYFLIYSWAVLRHVLMHLLLLLVAYLSLTSGPQIDDIFRSLNASDPNFFTNRPFRIATLYTAIWGLSIWFCGRTLLTLADVRGPKLLATFRRFPQQESERERERLTVFIRIVPMLLGVLPPILIAMAFGRAENVQPVYVIWFVVLALGLGVWFLYHRALLRKLLPGIRFDPYLYYPDRRHWHNVWLASNNPTRLIYAFLVGNWFLWMAIMFIPADWMIYRKLGPLGVLLIGFVWLTPLVSVLTYWNRPTRPVLLLTLLWIIFCSFFNDHTELRFSDTRPSALLAARPTVPAHFDRWLQARANWPGDTLPVFIVATEGGGIRSLNWTAGVLHKLDSLFPAFRQQTFAISGVSGGGAGAALYATFQHDRRTRPQLKTSQFQQAIGEDFLSPVLGPLIFHESFQRMLPVAVQQLNRSNWLEDAWSLSYQKHLRLETLEKPFMDTFRADPLHTPSLFLNSVLTESGQKCILSNLRIDSTYFRDVIDIYDITRRDMPAKTAASLTARFPWLTGGGLITQPNGRAFGHVVDGGYWDNTGLETALSVLAAVTPAIEAHNQQPDARFRVVPVLLYLQNSMLDDDIRVSDTFIDVVMPIEASMNANQRKSASVAGQTRNMLARYTPQTAFYQISLDRHSGVPLPLGWYLSDDARHDLWRKINAMPHDAAPTIRAIGAYFRTENR comes from the coding sequence TTGCTCCGTCGTGTTCGTCACATATTGCTTAGTTTTCAGTACTTCCTCATTTATTCGTGGGCGGTACTCCGGCATGTGCTGATGCACCTGCTCCTGCTGCTGGTGGCTTACCTGAGCCTGACAAGCGGGCCGCAGATCGACGACATTTTCCGGTCGCTCAACGCGAGTGATCCCAATTTTTTCACCAACCGGCCCTTCCGGATTGCCACGCTCTACACCGCCATCTGGGGGCTGAGCATCTGGTTTTGTGGGCGTACCCTCCTCACCCTGGCCGATGTGCGAGGCCCGAAACTACTGGCTACGTTCCGGCGGTTTCCGCAACAGGAGTCCGAACGGGAGCGCGAACGACTCACGGTTTTTATCCGCATTGTTCCGATGCTGCTGGGCGTGTTGCCCCCCATACTGATTGCGATGGCGTTTGGGCGGGCCGAGAACGTGCAGCCGGTTTACGTGATCTGGTTTGTGGTGCTCGCCCTGGGGCTGGGCGTCTGGTTTTTGTACCACCGGGCTCTGCTTCGCAAACTGCTGCCCGGCATTCGGTTCGATCCGTATCTGTACTACCCCGACCGGCGGCACTGGCATAATGTCTGGCTGGCTTCCAACAACCCAACCCGGCTGATTTACGCCTTTTTGGTGGGCAACTGGTTTTTGTGGATGGCCATCATGTTTATCCCCGCCGACTGGATGATTTACCGTAAGCTCGGTCCGCTGGGGGTACTGCTCATCGGGTTTGTGTGGCTTACCCCGCTTGTATCAGTGCTTACGTACTGGAACCGCCCTACCCGACCGGTTCTGTTGTTGACGCTCCTCTGGATCATCTTTTGCAGTTTTTTTAACGACCATACCGAACTCCGATTTTCCGACACCCGGCCGAGTGCGTTACTGGCCGCCCGCCCAACTGTACCGGCCCATTTCGACCGGTGGCTGCAAGCCCGGGCAAATTGGCCGGGCGACACCTTGCCCGTTTTCATTGTGGCCACCGAGGGCGGGGGCATCCGAAGTCTGAACTGGACGGCGGGGGTACTGCACAAGCTCGATTCGTTGTTTCCGGCGTTTCGGCAACAGACATTTGCCATCAGTGGCGTATCGGGCGGGGGGGCCGGGGCCGCGCTATACGCTACATTCCAGCACGACCGGCGCACTCGCCCCCAACTGAAAACAAGCCAATTTCAACAGGCCATCGGTGAAGACTTTCTGTCGCCGGTGCTGGGGCCGCTTATTTTCCACGAATCGTTTCAGCGGATGCTGCCTGTTGCGGTGCAGCAACTCAACCGCAGCAACTGGCTCGAAGACGCCTGGAGCCTGTCGTACCAGAAGCACCTGCGGCTCGAAACCCTCGAAAAGCCCTTTATGGATACTTTTCGGGCCGATCCGCTCCACACGCCGAGTCTGTTTCTGAACAGTGTACTGACCGAAAGCGGCCAGAAATGTATTCTGAGCAACCTGCGCATCGACAGCACGTACTTCCGCGATGTAATTGATATTTACGACATTACCCGGCGCGATATGCCCGCCAAAACGGCGGCATCGCTCACAGCCCGGTTTCCGTGGCTCACGGGCGGGGGCCTCATCACCCAGCCCAACGGTCGGGCGTTTGGGCACGTGGTCGACGGCGGGTATTGGGATAATACGGGCCTCGAAACCGCCCTCTCCGTTCTGGCCGCCGTGACCCCCGCCATCGAAGCCCACAACCAACAACCAGACGCCCGGTTTCGGGTGGTGCCAGTGCTGCTGTACCTGCAAAATTCCATGCTTGACGACGATATTCGGGTGTCCGATACGTTTATCGACGTGGTCATGCCTATCGAAGCGTCGATGAATGCCAATCAGCGCAAATCAGCCTCTGTGGCCGGGCAGACCCGCAATATGCTAGCCCGGTACACGCCCCAAACGGCCTTTTACCAAATTTCGCTCGACCGGCATTCGGGCGTTCCACTACCCCTCGGCTGGTATCTCTCCGATGATGCCCGGCACGACTTATGGCGCAAAATCAACGCCATGCCGCACGATGCCGCTCCCACCATCCGGGCCATTGGAGCTTACTTCCGCACGGAGAATCGGTAG
- a CDS encoding GAF domain-containing protein: protein MSQSTSDTARQLQQLVTDVGQHLNADRCFLHIRKPEQGLGRIAYCWRRDESIPDAIRAEWEEDARTLPDIDPLFRAALLTQPSVYVDDVETAPATVLNRDFEAQTFGHRALVHAHVVEGDTLWGILQPCMFGQPRHWTEADRAYIDNQLPRLLALLKEEWKREKEGPKQAGSE from the coding sequence ATGTCTCAGTCCACTTCGGACACGGCCCGCCAGCTACAGCAACTGGTTACCGATGTTGGTCAACATCTAAACGCCGACCGCTGTTTTCTGCACATCCGCAAACCCGAACAGGGTTTAGGCCGCATTGCTTACTGCTGGCGACGTGATGAAAGCATCCCCGACGCCATCCGGGCCGAGTGGGAAGAGGATGCCCGCACCCTGCCTGATATAGATCCGTTGTTCCGGGCCGCCCTGCTCACCCAGCCCTCAGTGTATGTAGACGATGTAGAGACCGCCCCGGCCACCGTACTCAACCGCGATTTTGAGGCTCAGACCTTCGGACACCGGGCCCTTGTCCACGCCCACGTGGTTGAGGGCGATACCCTCTGGGGTATTCTGCAACCGTGCATGTTTGGGCAACCCCGGCACTGGACCGAAGCCGATCGGGCGTATATCGACAATCAGTTACCCCGGTTGTTAGCTTTACTAAAGGAAGAATGGAAACGAGAGAAAGAAGGCCCAAAGCAGGCAGGAAGCGAGTAG
- a CDS encoding Gfo/Idh/MocA family oxidoreductase has translation MSLLDKFMKGRAELTMPDPDGLISRKSFLQAAGSAVAAGVATGVVASCQTQGQSPKYPVPTSGTYKAPTGQQVPSSPPYSPPATVPTEPDAPIELEAWKSDADRQSGPVPTPLPNDDRVGYALVGLGHLTLEELLPAFGACKKSKPVALVSGSPEKLRKVARQYGIKPENCYSYDTYDKLKDNPEVQVIYIVLPNSMHAEFTIRGAQAGKHILCEKPMANSAAECRAMIDACQKANRKLMIAYRIQYEPYNRYVRGQLQKNEFGKPKFVDAYNCQSSANPNHWRHIKALAGGGALPDIGLYCLNTTRFILGEEPTEVFAYTASDPSNPLFKEVEEVCSWQMKFPSGVIANCATHYNVHDARQYRVMTERGWYELGNAYAYEGQKLTTSRADGPIVRQENVSITAKNQFATEMDHFSDCILTNKDPYTPGQEGLQDQQIMEAIYQSAREGRPVKLPPVEKKDAFRGPEPNLT, from the coding sequence ATGTCGTTATTAGACAAATTCATGAAGGGCCGGGCCGAGCTGACGATGCCAGACCCTGACGGGCTCATCAGCCGAAAAAGCTTTTTACAAGCGGCTGGCAGTGCGGTTGCGGCTGGGGTAGCCACGGGTGTGGTGGCTTCCTGCCAGACTCAGGGTCAATCGCCCAAATACCCGGTGCCTACGTCGGGGACTTACAAAGCCCCCACGGGCCAGCAGGTGCCCAGTTCGCCACCCTACTCTCCCCCGGCCACCGTCCCCACCGAGCCCGATGCACCCATTGAGCTGGAAGCCTGGAAATCGGACGCCGACCGGCAGTCGGGGCCTGTACCGACTCCCTTACCCAACGACGACCGGGTGGGGTATGCCCTGGTGGGGTTAGGCCACCTGACTCTGGAGGAACTGCTGCCCGCCTTTGGTGCCTGCAAAAAATCGAAGCCTGTAGCGCTGGTGAGCGGCAGCCCCGAAAAACTCCGGAAAGTAGCCCGGCAGTACGGCATCAAACCCGAAAACTGCTATAGTTACGACACCTACGACAAGCTCAAAGACAACCCTGAAGTGCAGGTCATCTACATTGTTTTGCCCAACTCCATGCACGCCGAGTTTACCATTCGGGGGGCACAGGCCGGTAAGCACATTCTCTGCGAAAAACCAATGGCAAACTCCGCGGCCGAGTGCCGGGCCATGATCGATGCCTGCCAGAAAGCGAACCGAAAACTGATGATCGCCTACCGGATTCAGTATGAGCCATACAACCGGTACGTACGCGGGCAACTCCAGAAAAACGAGTTCGGAAAGCCCAAGTTTGTGGATGCCTACAACTGCCAGTCGTCGGCTAATCCCAATCATTGGCGGCACATCAAAGCATTGGCCGGGGGCGGTGCCCTACCCGACATTGGGCTGTACTGCCTCAACACAACCCGGTTTATTCTGGGCGAAGAGCCCACTGAAGTATTTGCCTACACAGCCAGCGACCCATCCAATCCGCTGTTTAAGGAGGTGGAAGAAGTGTGCTCCTGGCAAATGAAGTTTCCGAGTGGCGTAATTGCTAATTGCGCCACCCATTACAACGTGCACGACGCCCGGCAGTACCGGGTCATGACCGAACGCGGCTGGTACGAGCTCGGCAATGCCTACGCCTATGAGGGGCAAAAACTGACTACCTCCCGCGCCGATGGCCCGATTGTGCGGCAGGAAAACGTGAGCATCACGGCCAAAAACCAGTTTGCTACCGAAATGGACCACTTTTCGGATTGCATCCTGACGAATAAAGATCCGTACACGCCCGGTCAGGAAGGCTTGCAGGATCAACAGATTATGGAAGCCATTTACCAGTCGGCGCGCGAAGGCCGCCCGGTCAAATTGCCGCCTGTCGAGAAGAAAGACGCCTTCCGCGGCCCTGAGCCCAACCTGACCTGA
- a CDS encoding lysylphosphatidylglycerol synthase transmembrane domain-containing protein: protein MRLEDKKIAFGLKMAVLSGLIAYIVYTLSRQPADLGVIWLALAQAPNPFFWVSLLLLLTPVNWGFEALKWQGLVRRIEPISFADAYRGVLAGLALSMAIPTGVGDTVGRVLSLRSTRRADSIGAALVSGGMQFYVAICLGAPAWTLYIDRVPQRDGTAARALAIGLWTLVGLGVLLANIRPMLLRWSGHVPFLNRFSAYWAVAAQYTGRELLAAFGAATGRYLTFSVQFLLVLHLYGLSLPPADLLAGIGLVFLVKTITPAFNWLSDLGVREAAALWVFAPYNLPAPLLIAATLTLWIVNVLAPVLVGLVGVWRIRLAGTRTT, encoded by the coding sequence ATGCGTTTAGAAGACAAAAAAATCGCGTTTGGGCTTAAAATGGCCGTTTTATCGGGCCTGATTGCCTACATCGTCTACACCCTTAGCCGCCAACCCGCCGACCTGGGGGTGATCTGGCTAGCCCTGGCTCAAGCGCCCAACCCGTTTTTTTGGGTAAGTCTGCTGCTATTGCTTACACCCGTAAACTGGGGCTTCGAAGCCCTCAAGTGGCAAGGCCTCGTCCGGCGGATAGAGCCCATTTCATTCGCCGACGCTTACCGGGGTGTACTGGCCGGGCTGGCCCTGAGCATGGCGATTCCGACCGGCGTAGGCGATACGGTCGGGCGAGTGCTTTCCCTCCGCTCAACGCGCCGGGCCGACTCTATTGGGGCGGCCCTGGTATCGGGCGGGATGCAGTTTTACGTCGCCATTTGTCTGGGCGCTCCCGCCTGGACGCTCTACATCGACCGGGTACCCCAACGCGACGGCACGGCGGCACGGGCCTTGGCCATTGGCCTCTGGACCCTGGTCGGGCTGGGGGTTCTGCTGGCCAACATCAGGCCGATGTTGCTGCGCTGGTCGGGTCATGTGCCCTTCCTGAACCGATTTAGCGCATACTGGGCCGTAGCAGCCCAGTACACTGGCCGTGAGTTACTGGCCGCTTTTGGGGCTGCAACGGGCCGTTACCTGACCTTTTCGGTTCAGTTTCTGCTCGTTTTGCACCTCTACGGTCTGTCGTTGCCCCCGGCCGATCTGCTGGCGGGCATCGGGCTGGTGTTTCTGGTAAAAACCATCACGCCCGCTTTCAACTGGCTGAGCGATTTGGGCGTGCGCGAGGCCGCAGCCCTGTGGGTATTTGCCCCGTATAACCTACCCGCCCCTCTGCTGATAGCCGCTACGCTCACGCTCTGGATCGTCAATGTGCTGGCTCCGGTGCTGGTGGGGCTGGTGGGCGTTTGGCGAATCCGCCTGGCAGGCACCCGAACTACATGA
- a CDS encoding OmpA family protein yields MSVLVLITHARVLAQNVTVKRTDVQQSAVSGATQSTTAANPVDFTVRAIDEKTQADISAQYEIQAVLAKKSFKGSSKPGQPFRFVLTRTDTLVVKTDVKGYYKTEEVLLVSCDTCGTYEHIAVMERIDTVFTDLKVNQAIRLDNVYFDQSSYVLRPESSVQLDKLLKTLRTNPGLTIEIAGHTDNVGDRRLNQALSENRARVITNYLVTRGITANRLTPKGYGDARPVAPNDSEDNKKKNRRVEFVVLKL; encoded by the coding sequence TTGAGCGTTCTCGTTCTGATTACCCACGCCCGAGTGCTGGCCCAGAACGTAACCGTCAAACGCACCGATGTGCAGCAGTCGGCGGTATCGGGGGCAACACAAAGCACCACAGCAGCAAATCCGGTTGATTTTACGGTGCGGGCCATCGACGAAAAAACGCAGGCAGACATTAGCGCGCAATACGAAATTCAGGCTGTGCTGGCCAAAAAGTCGTTCAAGGGTAGCAGTAAGCCGGGGCAACCCTTCCGGTTTGTACTCACCCGGACGGATACGCTGGTGGTAAAAACCGATGTAAAAGGCTACTACAAAACCGAGGAGGTCTTGTTGGTGTCGTGCGATACTTGCGGCACTTATGAGCACATCGCCGTTATGGAGCGGATCGATACGGTATTTACTGACCTGAAAGTCAATCAGGCCATCCGGCTCGACAATGTATATTTCGATCAGAGCAGCTACGTACTCCGGCCCGAGTCGAGCGTGCAACTCGACAAGCTACTGAAAACTCTTCGCACGAATCCCGGCCTCACCATTGAAATTGCGGGCCATACCGACAACGTGGGCGACCGTCGGCTCAACCAGGCGCTGTCGGAAAACCGGGCGCGGGTCATCACCAATTATCTCGTGACGCGGGGCATCACCGCTAACCGCCTTACTCCCAAAGGATACGGCGACGCCCGACCCGTGGCTCCCAACGATTCGGAAGACAACAAAAAGAAGAACCGGCGCGTTGAATTTGTGGTTTTGAAACTGTAA
- the ruvC gene encoding crossover junction endodeoxyribonuclease RuvC, protein MALPTAHNTEKIILGVDPGTQVAGYGVIAVQNGGVMRLLQYGVVQLSKYTTYQLKLQKLHETMIRLIEQHKPDEMAIEDPFFGKNVQSMLKLGRAQGVVMAAALSRNIPIVEYAPRRVKLSVTGNGNASKEQVSQMVSHLLRAELDPQFFDATDALGIAICHHFHANAQPVVSSKKTKKGAWGAFVSENNDRIL, encoded by the coding sequence ATGGCTTTACCAACTGCACACAATACGGAAAAAATTATCCTTGGCGTTGATCCCGGTACGCAGGTAGCGGGTTACGGCGTCATTGCGGTGCAAAACGGGGGCGTCATGCGGCTGTTGCAATACGGCGTTGTTCAACTGAGCAAATATACAACCTACCAGCTGAAGCTTCAGAAACTGCACGAAACCATGATCCGGCTTATCGAGCAACATAAGCCCGACGAAATGGCCATCGAGGACCCGTTTTTCGGGAAAAACGTGCAGTCGATGCTCAAGCTCGGGCGGGCGCAGGGGGTCGTGATGGCGGCCGCTCTGTCGCGCAACATTCCGATTGTCGAGTATGCCCCGCGCCGGGTAAAACTATCGGTCACGGGCAACGGTAACGCGTCTAAAGAACAGGTCTCGCAAATGGTTTCGCATCTGCTCAGAGCGGAACTTGACCCGCAATTTTTCGATGCGACCGACGCGCTGGGTATCGCTATCTGCCACCATTTTCACGCCAATGCCCAGCCCGTAGTGTCGAGCAAGAAAACCAAAAAAGGGGCCTGGGGTGCGTTTGTCAGCGAGAATAACGATCGGATTCTGTAA
- a CDS encoding oxygenase MpaB family protein, whose translation MTTTYFVKPDSIVRRIWGDADVILLVFAGSAAEFALNKAVDWLFFTGKLPADPIARLFSTVRYAQEIVFAPEDRARQAVHRMGAIHGGVERQRGYAIPDWAYRDVLYMLIDYSERAYALLHRPLLPDEQNELFTVFRAVGAGMGVADLPTTYADWQRDRQLHLDRDLAHSDFTDQLFARYREQLGSWRYNLLLQAQALLVPRAVSERLPLPQKPVLAQTIGLYRILNGLGLRSVVQRVLLPTEYLDQIRALDKRNS comes from the coding sequence ATGACGACGACGTATTTCGTCAAACCCGATTCGATTGTCCGGCGTATTTGGGGCGATGCCGACGTAATTCTGCTGGTGTTTGCCGGCTCGGCGGCCGAATTTGCCCTCAACAAGGCGGTCGACTGGCTGTTTTTCACCGGTAAGCTCCCCGCCGACCCGATTGCCCGGCTCTTTTCCACCGTTCGATACGCGCAGGAAATTGTATTTGCCCCCGAAGACCGGGCGCGGCAGGCCGTTCACCGCATGGGTGCTATTCATGGCGGGGTTGAGCGGCAACGCGGATACGCCATTCCCGACTGGGCCTACCGCGATGTCCTCTACATGCTCATCGACTATTCGGAGCGGGCCTATGCCCTACTGCACCGGCCCCTTTTGCCCGACGAGCAGAATGAATTGTTTACGGTGTTCCGGGCGGTGGGCGCGGGCATGGGCGTAGCTGACCTCCCCACGACCTACGCCGACTGGCAACGAGACCGGCAACTTCACCTCGACCGCGACCTGGCTCATAGCGATTTTACCGACCAGCTTTTCGCCCGTTACCGCGAACAATTGGGCAGTTGGCGGTACAACCTGCTGCTTCAGGCACAGGCACTGCTGGTGCCCAGAGCCGTAAGCGAACGGTTGCCCCTACCCCAAAAACCGGTGCTGGCTCAAACCATTGGCCTATACCGAATTCTCAACGGCCTCGGGCTGCGGTCGGTGGTGCAGCGGGTCTTGTTACCGACCGAGTACCTCGATCAGATTCGGGCCCTCGACAAGCGAAACAGTTAG
- a CDS encoding glycosyltransferase, with product MITTILLIISVLYVFMTLTLWWGWRRIPYAQTTPLTDGPLISVVIPVRNEAANLPHLLADLARQTYTRFEVIVADDSSTDDTVAVVQKLVNDLPYTLHLLPLPNEKTGAPKKRAIAQSIRIAQGELILTTDGDCRVGPDWVRSFAAYYRQHQPRMMTGPVTFTPDWTDDISFGEMSSVQSGGGLVGLFGQLQTVEFSSLIGSGAATLALNNPTMCNGANLCYEKRVFEEVNGFAGIDHVASGDDELLMHKIARRYPGGVQFLKNRDAIVQTAPHSSWVAFYQQRKRWASKWKAYESWHPSALAIFVFLSNMAPVVAVLGGVGGLVPWPIVLLIIGLKTIPEFIFLRAILRFLQKPGAARWIPATQLVYPFYVVLFGLAAQQKGFTWKGRSLK from the coding sequence ATGATTACGACTATTCTGCTCATCATCAGCGTCCTGTACGTCTTCATGACCCTAACTCTCTGGTGGGGTTGGCGACGTATTCCATACGCTCAGACGACACCGCTAACCGACGGACCGCTTATTTCGGTCGTGATTCCGGTGCGTAACGAAGCGGCTAACCTTCCCCATTTGCTGGCCGATCTGGCCCGGCAAACCTACACCCGATTTGAGGTGATTGTCGCCGACGACTCCTCCACCGACGATACCGTAGCGGTGGTTCAGAAACTAGTGAACGACTTACCCTATACGCTCCATTTACTCCCCTTACCCAACGAAAAAACCGGTGCGCCCAAGAAGCGGGCCATTGCCCAGAGCATTCGTATCGCCCAGGGCGAACTGATTCTGACTACCGACGGCGATTGCCGGGTTGGCCCCGACTGGGTTAGGAGCTTTGCTGCGTACTACCGCCAGCATCAACCCCGCATGATGACTGGTCCCGTCACGTTTACGCCAGACTGGACAGATGACATCTCGTTTGGAGAGATGTCATCTGTCCAGTCTGGTGGGGGGCTGGTTGGGCTATTTGGTCAGCTGCAAACCGTCGAATTTTCGAGTTTGATTGGATCGGGAGCGGCTACGTTGGCCCTGAACAACCCAACTATGTGCAACGGCGCCAACCTTTGTTATGAAAAACGAGTTTTTGAGGAAGTCAATGGGTTTGCGGGCATCGACCACGTAGCATCGGGCGACGATGAGCTGCTGATGCACAAGATCGCCAGGCGGTACCCGGGTGGGGTTCAGTTTCTGAAAAACCGGGATGCCATTGTGCAAACGGCCCCGCACAGCTCGTGGGTCGCCTTCTACCAGCAACGCAAGCGTTGGGCGAGTAAATGGAAAGCCTACGAAAGCTGGCACCCGTCGGCCCTGGCTATTTTTGTGTTTCTAAGCAACATGGCTCCGGTTGTTGCCGTACTGGGAGGTGTAGGCGGGCTGGTTCCATGGCCCATAGTTCTATTAATCATTGGCTTGAAAACTATACCAGAGTTTATATTTTTGCGGGCTATCCTTCGTTTTCTGCAAAAACCAGGGGCCGCTCGCTGGATACCGGCTACTCAGCTTGTGTATCCGTTTTACGTCGTGCTGTTCGGGCTAGCCGCTCAGCAAAAAGGGTTTACCTGGAAAGGCCGATCGCTAAAGTAA